One region of Dysidea avara chromosome 1, odDysAvar1.4, whole genome shotgun sequence genomic DNA includes:
- the LOC136261826 gene encoding uncharacterized protein isoform X1, translating into MAHNTDKEDNHFEDELETDTLEDVYVYVTRKQYREGLTQNQKRIVRRKAANFCVVDGELVFRKKHKGKDEVQQVRYIRERKEQLRIVQACHGDQTSGHLGYRKTLARITERFMWKGVSKDAKEIVQRCDICQHVNRKLETIAPALNPVPVKAPWYHLGVDFVGPIAYQSPAGNRYILTVIDYFTKWAEAIATPDKSAFQVANSLFKIFMRMGIPRVITTDQGTEFNNHLDKRMMSLLQIDHRLTTAYHPQANGLVERFNQTLQNMIVKFIDHKKEQWEDFLDTCVYSYNTSKQESTQYSPFELMYARKPVLPVDINTEKKDPDVLLTDFCKAEDPSLLNELHHAKQATLNAAKANILKAQQRQKEQYDKRNYKPGAYAVGAKMLIRDNKRKKRKGGKLDYRWLGPYEIVKSLGKGLYSLKGVENPEKVIERVHGTRLKPYMSPIQPIPPKSPTAVDASTSSGTSYSDSSSKNQKFKDCEVNRLQDQQMESDSTARNSNSPVPLPSLSQGISKEHSDVVQDSQEVNSIIQASTPLCMEEFVPELLPSGTRISPICGTKKGDTQLSATPKSPENRIVDAIFDSPKGVTKCKRLLQFSSPDKNCPDLVKPQRKRKLLKDVFKTNESACKKVKSDPVKEIHKNDCEMDTGSTNNAEKQLTKIWNGKPCHVVKARIGRNAVHHGSFHSLKPNQDVNDEIIHTYLELLSNIQGNTFAMISQTLSCILSHTSAGKHSHLLSKESLSTYKYIGGCYNQGSNHWILIAMDLEQKSFYYLDPYGPSRSSRGAFAAVKNYFKRRGEILGKDHLDITKFELKQLKRKIQYDTSNCGVYCMKMAEQLFLSGSIEENSLCRMNTTQARIDIGVALLSHSVDMTERCIMCGAGEQSISHPQYVDWVRCDKCKQWSHIICTNLKPE; encoded by the exons ATGGCTCATAATACTGATAAGGAGGATAACCATTTCGAGGACGAATTGGAAACTGACACACTAGAAGATGTTTATGTTTATGTGACAAGGAAGCAGTATAGAGAAGGCCTTACTCAAAATCAGAAGCGAATTGTAAGAAGAAAGGCAGCAAACTTTTGTGTGGTTGATGGAGAATTGGTGTTTAGAAAAAAACATAAAGGAAAGGATGAG GTGCAACAAGTTCGATACATTAGAGAAAGAAAGGAACAGCTTAGGATTGTACAAGCTTGTCATGGAGATCAGACCTCTGGCCATCTTGGATACAGGAAGACACTGGCAAGAATTACTGAGAGGTTTATGTGGAAAGGGGTATCTAAGGATGCTAAAGAAATT GTGCAACGATGTGATATTTGCCAGCATGTGAACAGAAAGCTAGAAACTATTGCCCCTGCACTGAATCCTGTACCAGTCAAGGCTCCCTGGTATCATCTAGGCGTAGATTTTGTTGGCCCAATTGCATATCAGTCTCCAGCag GAAATCGCTATATTTTAACAGTTATTGACTACTTCACAAAGTGGGCAGAGGCCATAGCTACCCCGGACAAAAGTGCATTTCAAGTAGCTAATTCTCTATTTAAG ATTTTCATGAGGATGGGAATTCCTAGAGTCATCACAACAGATCAGGGAACAGAATTTAACAACCACCTTGATAAACGAATGATGTCATTGCTCCAGATTGATCACAGATTAACAACTGCTTATCATCCGCAG GCCAATGGCTTGGTTGAACGATTTAACCAGACACTACAGAACATGATTGTGAAATTTATTGATCATAAGAAAGAGCAATGGGAAGACTTTTTGGATACATgtgtttatagctataatacctCCAAACAAGAATCTACACAATACTCACCATTTGAACTCATGTATGCACGAAAGCCAGTGCTACCGGTTGACATTAATACCGAAAAGAAAGATCCTGATGTATTGTTAACGGATTTTTGCAAAGCAGAAGATCCTTCTCTACTTAATGAGCTTCATCATGCTAAGCAAGCAACACTTAATGCTGCAAAGGCTAACATTCTGAAAGCACAACAAAGACAAAAAGAACAGTATGATAAGAGAAACTATAAACCAG GAGCTTATGCTGTAGGAGCCAAAATGCTTATTAGAGATAATAAAAGGAAGAAAAGGAAGGGAGGAAAACTAGATTACAGATGGCTTGGTCCTTATGAAATTGTAAAATCACTAGGAAAAGGTCTCTACAGTTTAAAAGGAGTTGAAAATCCTGAAAAGGTCATTGAAAGAGTGCATGGCACTCGTCTCAAGCCTTATATGTCTCCAATACAGCCAATACCTCCTAAA AGTCCAACTGCAGTAGATGCATCTACCAGTTCTGGTACATCATATTCCGATTCATCAagcaaaaatcaaaaatttaAGGATTGTGAAG taaacCGACTGCAAGATCAACAAATGGAATCTGACAGTACTGCAAGAAATTCTAATTCACCTGTGCCACTTCCTTCATTAAGCCAAGGAATAAGCAAGGAGCACTCTGATG TTGTACAGGATAGCCAGGAAGTTAACAGTATAATTCAAGCTAGCACACCTCTTTGTATGGAAGAGTTTGTTCCTGAACTACTTCCAAGTGGCACTCGAATTTCACCAATTTGTGGGACTAAGAAAGGAGATACACAGCTTAGTGCTACACCTAAATCACCTG AGAATAGAATTGTAGATGCAATTTTTGATTCGCCTAAAGGAGTTACTAAATGTAAAAGATTACTGCAGTTTTCTAGTCCTGATAAGAATTGTCCTGATCTTGTGAAACCACAGAGGAAGCGCAAATTGCTGAAAGATGTTTTTAAAACT AATGAGAGTGCTTGCAAGAAGGTAAAGAGTGATCCAGTGAAGGAGATTCATAAGAATGACTGTGAGATGGATACAGGATCCACTAATAATGCAGAG AAACAGCTTACTAAGATTTGGAATGGAAAACCATGTCATGTTGTTAAAGCAAGGATAGGTAGAAATGCAGTTCACCACGGAAGTTTCCACAGCCTAAAACCAAATCAAGATGTAAATGATGAG ATAATCCATACATACCTTGAACTGTTATCAAATATCCAAGGAAATACTTTTGCCATGATTTCTCAGACACTATCTTGCATACTCAGCCATACCTCTGCTGGGAAGCATTCACACCTATTGTCTAAG GAATCATTGAGCACGTATAAGTACATTGGAGGATGCTACAACCAAGGTAGTAACCATTGGATTCTCATT GCTATGGACTTGGAGCAGAAAAGCTTTTATTATCTTGATCCCTATGGACCTTCACGGTCAAGCCGTGGTGCATTTGCTGCTGTAAA gaATTACTTCAAGAGAAGGGGTGAAATATTAGGAAAGGACCATTTAGACATCACTAAGTTTGAGTTGAAGCAGCTGAAGAGAAAGATTCAGTATGATACCTCCAACTGTGGTGTATACTGCATGAAG ATGGCTGAGCAGCTGTTTCTATCAGGAAGCATTGAAGAAAATAGCCTGTGCAGAATGAATACTACACAAGCACGGATTGATATAGGTGTTGCATTGCTTTCACACTCAG TTGATATGACCGAAAGGTGTATAATGTGTGGTGCAGGGGAACAAAGTATAAGTCATCCACAATATGTTGATTGG GTACGATGTGATAAATGTAAGCAATGGTCACACATCATCTGTACCAACCTGAAGCCTGAATAG
- the LOC136261826 gene encoding uncharacterized protein isoform X2, with translation MAHNTDKEDNHFEDELETDTLEDVYVYVTRKQYREGLTQNQKRIVRRKAANFCVVDGELVFRKKHKGKDEVQQVRYIRERKEQLRIVQACHGDQTSGHLGYRKTLARITERFMWKGVSKDAKEIVQRCDICQHVNRKLETIAPALNPVPVKAPWYHLGVDFVGPIAYQSPAGNRYILTVIDYFTKWAEAIATPDKSAFQVANSLFKIFMRMGIPRVITTDQGTEFNNHLDKRMMSLLQIDHRLTTAYHPQANGLVERFNQTLQNMIVKFIDHKKEQWEDFLDTCVYSYNTSKQESTQYSPFELMYARKPVLPVDINTEKKDPDVLLTDFCKAEDPSLLNELHHAKQATLNAAKANILKAQQRQKEQYDKRNYKPGAYAVGAKMLIRDNKRKKRKGGKLDYRWLGPYEIVKSLGKGLYSLKGVENPEKVIERVHGTRLKPYMSPIQPIPPKSPTAVDASTSSGTSYSDSSSKNQKFKDCEVNRLQDQQMESDSTARNSNSPVPLPSLSQGISKEHSDVVQDSQEVNSIIQASTPLCMEEFVPELLPSGTRISPICGTKKGDTQLSATPKSPENRIVDAIFDSPKGVTKCKRLLQFSSPDKNCPDLVKPQRKRKLLKDVFKTNESACKKVKSDPVKEIHKNDCEMDTGSTNNAELTKIWNGKPCHVVKARIGRNAVHHGSFHSLKPNQDVNDEIIHTYLELLSNIQGNTFAMISQTLSCILSHTSAGKHSHLLSKESLSTYKYIGGCYNQGSNHWILIAMDLEQKSFYYLDPYGPSRSSRGAFAAVKNYFKRRGEILGKDHLDITKFELKQLKRKIQYDTSNCGVYCMKMAEQLFLSGSIEENSLCRMNTTQARIDIGVALLSHSVDMTERCIMCGAGEQSISHPQYVDWVRCDKCKQWSHIICTNLKPE, from the exons ATGGCTCATAATACTGATAAGGAGGATAACCATTTCGAGGACGAATTGGAAACTGACACACTAGAAGATGTTTATGTTTATGTGACAAGGAAGCAGTATAGAGAAGGCCTTACTCAAAATCAGAAGCGAATTGTAAGAAGAAAGGCAGCAAACTTTTGTGTGGTTGATGGAGAATTGGTGTTTAGAAAAAAACATAAAGGAAAGGATGAG GTGCAACAAGTTCGATACATTAGAGAAAGAAAGGAACAGCTTAGGATTGTACAAGCTTGTCATGGAGATCAGACCTCTGGCCATCTTGGATACAGGAAGACACTGGCAAGAATTACTGAGAGGTTTATGTGGAAAGGGGTATCTAAGGATGCTAAAGAAATT GTGCAACGATGTGATATTTGCCAGCATGTGAACAGAAAGCTAGAAACTATTGCCCCTGCACTGAATCCTGTACCAGTCAAGGCTCCCTGGTATCATCTAGGCGTAGATTTTGTTGGCCCAATTGCATATCAGTCTCCAGCag GAAATCGCTATATTTTAACAGTTATTGACTACTTCACAAAGTGGGCAGAGGCCATAGCTACCCCGGACAAAAGTGCATTTCAAGTAGCTAATTCTCTATTTAAG ATTTTCATGAGGATGGGAATTCCTAGAGTCATCACAACAGATCAGGGAACAGAATTTAACAACCACCTTGATAAACGAATGATGTCATTGCTCCAGATTGATCACAGATTAACAACTGCTTATCATCCGCAG GCCAATGGCTTGGTTGAACGATTTAACCAGACACTACAGAACATGATTGTGAAATTTATTGATCATAAGAAAGAGCAATGGGAAGACTTTTTGGATACATgtgtttatagctataatacctCCAAACAAGAATCTACACAATACTCACCATTTGAACTCATGTATGCACGAAAGCCAGTGCTACCGGTTGACATTAATACCGAAAAGAAAGATCCTGATGTATTGTTAACGGATTTTTGCAAAGCAGAAGATCCTTCTCTACTTAATGAGCTTCATCATGCTAAGCAAGCAACACTTAATGCTGCAAAGGCTAACATTCTGAAAGCACAACAAAGACAAAAAGAACAGTATGATAAGAGAAACTATAAACCAG GAGCTTATGCTGTAGGAGCCAAAATGCTTATTAGAGATAATAAAAGGAAGAAAAGGAAGGGAGGAAAACTAGATTACAGATGGCTTGGTCCTTATGAAATTGTAAAATCACTAGGAAAAGGTCTCTACAGTTTAAAAGGAGTTGAAAATCCTGAAAAGGTCATTGAAAGAGTGCATGGCACTCGTCTCAAGCCTTATATGTCTCCAATACAGCCAATACCTCCTAAA AGTCCAACTGCAGTAGATGCATCTACCAGTTCTGGTACATCATATTCCGATTCATCAagcaaaaatcaaaaatttaAGGATTGTGAAG taaacCGACTGCAAGATCAACAAATGGAATCTGACAGTACTGCAAGAAATTCTAATTCACCTGTGCCACTTCCTTCATTAAGCCAAGGAATAAGCAAGGAGCACTCTGATG TTGTACAGGATAGCCAGGAAGTTAACAGTATAATTCAAGCTAGCACACCTCTTTGTATGGAAGAGTTTGTTCCTGAACTACTTCCAAGTGGCACTCGAATTTCACCAATTTGTGGGACTAAGAAAGGAGATACACAGCTTAGTGCTACACCTAAATCACCTG AGAATAGAATTGTAGATGCAATTTTTGATTCGCCTAAAGGAGTTACTAAATGTAAAAGATTACTGCAGTTTTCTAGTCCTGATAAGAATTGTCCTGATCTTGTGAAACCACAGAGGAAGCGCAAATTGCTGAAAGATGTTTTTAAAACT AATGAGAGTGCTTGCAAGAAGGTAAAGAGTGATCCAGTGAAGGAGATTCATAAGAATGACTGTGAGATGGATACAGGATCCACTAATAATGCAGAG CTTACTAAGATTTGGAATGGAAAACCATGTCATGTTGTTAAAGCAAGGATAGGTAGAAATGCAGTTCACCACGGAAGTTTCCACAGCCTAAAACCAAATCAAGATGTAAATGATGAG ATAATCCATACATACCTTGAACTGTTATCAAATATCCAAGGAAATACTTTTGCCATGATTTCTCAGACACTATCTTGCATACTCAGCCATACCTCTGCTGGGAAGCATTCACACCTATTGTCTAAG GAATCATTGAGCACGTATAAGTACATTGGAGGATGCTACAACCAAGGTAGTAACCATTGGATTCTCATT GCTATGGACTTGGAGCAGAAAAGCTTTTATTATCTTGATCCCTATGGACCTTCACGGTCAAGCCGTGGTGCATTTGCTGCTGTAAA gaATTACTTCAAGAGAAGGGGTGAAATATTAGGAAAGGACCATTTAGACATCACTAAGTTTGAGTTGAAGCAGCTGAAGAGAAAGATTCAGTATGATACCTCCAACTGTGGTGTATACTGCATGAAG ATGGCTGAGCAGCTGTTTCTATCAGGAAGCATTGAAGAAAATAGCCTGTGCAGAATGAATACTACACAAGCACGGATTGATATAGGTGTTGCATTGCTTTCACACTCAG TTGATATGACCGAAAGGTGTATAATGTGTGGTGCAGGGGAACAAAGTATAAGTCATCCACAATATGTTGATTGG GTACGATGTGATAAATGTAAGCAATGGTCACACATCATCTGTACCAACCTGAAGCCTGAATAG